From the genome of Haloterrigena sp. KLK7, one region includes:
- a CDS encoding AMP-binding protein, giving the protein MDLDDVDPAAREGNVATLFDETATRHGDAQAMEHHGERTSHAELRERTAAFAGGLRELGLEPGDRLLLFLPNCPEYLVTALGAFRAGVVFSPVNPQYKRREVAYQLEDTEAKAIVTHSWLREVVDEALADADREAEVITIESEGTDRTPDDVFFEDVDGEPTLVERADDDVALLPYTSGTTGDPKGVRLTHRNTRAQLSWPLTASTVDAEGEDVRSLIWLPLYHITGLTHTALQPLVGGGSLYFRSALEWDARECMELIEEEEITHFVGVTTMYADMVEAEAFGDYDLTSLESASEGGAKLSTAVQERFEETAGVDIAEGYGLTETHGATHTQRGSSFGLKHGTIGQPLRMTDCKIVDESGDEVAPGEEGELLVRGPQVMAGYHGLPRETERAFTERGYLRTGDIARRDENNYYEIVDRKKHVIVSAGYNIYPSELENLLLEHEAVADAAVVGVPDERRNEVPKAFVVPAAGVEPGTDATAEELKRYCLDRVAEYKHPRAVEFIDELPRTASGKVQKYELEADET; this is encoded by the coding sequence ATGGATCTGGACGACGTCGATCCGGCGGCGCGCGAGGGGAACGTCGCGACGCTGTTCGACGAGACGGCGACCCGGCACGGGGACGCACAGGCGATGGAACATCACGGGGAGCGGACGAGCCACGCCGAGTTGCGAGAGCGGACCGCCGCCTTCGCCGGGGGGCTCCGCGAGCTGGGCCTCGAGCCCGGCGACCGACTGCTGCTCTTTCTACCGAACTGTCCGGAGTACCTCGTGACCGCACTGGGCGCGTTCAGGGCCGGGGTCGTCTTCTCGCCGGTCAACCCGCAGTACAAGCGCCGCGAAGTGGCCTATCAGCTCGAGGACACCGAGGCGAAGGCGATCGTCACCCACTCGTGGCTCCGGGAGGTCGTCGACGAAGCCCTCGCGGACGCCGACCGCGAGGCGGAGGTTATCACTATCGAGAGCGAGGGGACGGATCGAACTCCCGACGACGTCTTCTTCGAGGACGTCGACGGCGAGCCGACGCTGGTCGAGCGGGCCGACGACGACGTCGCCCTGCTTCCCTACACCTCGGGGACGACCGGCGATCCGAAGGGCGTCCGACTCACTCACCGAAACACGCGCGCACAGCTGAGCTGGCCGCTGACCGCTTCCACCGTCGACGCGGAGGGCGAAGACGTCCGCAGCCTCATCTGGCTGCCGCTGTACCACATCACCGGCCTCACCCACACCGCGCTCCAGCCGCTGGTCGGCGGCGGGAGCCTGTACTTCCGAAGCGCCCTCGAGTGGGACGCCCGGGAGTGCATGGAGCTCATCGAGGAAGAGGAGATCACCCACTTCGTGGGCGTGACGACGATGTACGCGGACATGGTCGAGGCCGAGGCGTTCGGCGACTACGACCTGACGAGCCTCGAGTCGGCCTCGGAGGGCGGCGCGAAGCTCTCGACCGCAGTGCAAGAACGGTTCGAAGAGACCGCCGGCGTCGACATCGCCGAGGGGTACGGGCTCACCGAGACCCACGGCGCGACCCACACTCAGCGGGGCTCGTCGTTCGGCCTGAAACACGGGACGATCGGCCAGCCGCTGCGGATGACCGACTGCAAGATCGTCGACGAGAGCGGCGACGAGGTGGCTCCCGGCGAGGAAGGCGAACTCCTCGTTCGCGGCCCGCAGGTGATGGCGGGCTACCACGGACTGCCCCGGGAAACCGAGCGGGCGTTCACCGAGCGCGGCTATCTCCGGACCGGCGACATCGCCCGTCGGGACGAGAACAACTACTACGAGATCGTCGACCGGAAGAAACACGTCATCGTCAGCGCCGGCTACAACATCTATCCCAGCGAACTCGAGAACCTCCTGCTCGAGCACGAGGCCGTCGCGGACGCCGCCGTCGTCGGCGTCCCGGACGAACGCCGCAACGAGGTGCCCAAGGCCTTCGTCGTTCCCGCGGCCGGCGTCGAGCCGGGTACGGACGCGACCGCCGAGGAACTCAAACGGTACTGCCTCGACCGCGTCGCCGAGTACAAACACCCGCGGGCGGTCGAGTTCATCGACGAACTGCCCCGGACCGCCAGCGGCAAGGTACAGAAGTACGAGCTCGAGGCGGACGAGACCTGA
- the acs gene encoding acetate--CoA ligase, whose protein sequence is MSQEDANLEARLEEQETFEPPESFVEQANVSDPGIYEEFEENWPECWERAADLLSWDEEYDTVLEDGDAPFYEWFTGGELNASYNCLDRHVEEGRGDSVAIEWEGELGETRTYTYSELLDEVEAFAATLRDLGVEEDDIVTLYMPMVPELPIAMLACARIGAPHSVVFAGFSADALATRMNSADSEYLVTCDGYYRRGDALDHLSKTNEGLEGVEHEVSDVVVVDRLGDDVEHELADNQRDYDELVADHEGASVEPVTRDAEDMLFLMYTSGTTGQPKGVKHTTGGYLAYTAWTSHAVLDIEADDTYWCSADIGWITGHSYIVYGPLALGTTSVMYEGTPDYPDKDRLWEIVEKNEVDIFYTAPTAIRAFMKWGAEYTENHDLSSLRLLGTVGEPINPRAWKWYYKHIGNEECPIVDTWWQTETGGMMITTLPGVNTMKPGSAGPPLPGIDARVVDAQGEEVDAGQAGYVTVNNPWPGMLRTLYQNDERFIEEYWDEYSDADADEWIYFPEDGAKIDEDDYITILGRVDDVINVSGHRLGTMEIESAVVGVEGIAEAAVVGGDHDVKGEAVYVYAIPEDGYEDRHDELEEKAMEAVLDSIGPIAKPEEIVFTPELPKTRSGKIMRRLLENIASGDELGDTSTLRNPEVVDEIADQVTDD, encoded by the coding sequence ATGTCACAGGAGGACGCCAACCTCGAGGCCCGCCTCGAGGAACAGGAGACGTTCGAGCCCCCCGAGTCGTTCGTCGAGCAGGCGAACGTCTCGGATCCGGGGATCTACGAGGAGTTCGAGGAGAACTGGCCCGAGTGTTGGGAGCGAGCGGCCGATCTGCTGTCGTGGGACGAGGAGTACGACACCGTCCTCGAGGACGGCGACGCGCCCTTTTACGAGTGGTTCACCGGTGGGGAACTGAACGCCTCGTACAACTGCCTCGATCGGCACGTAGAGGAGGGCCGCGGCGACAGCGTGGCCATCGAGTGGGAGGGCGAACTCGGCGAGACCCGGACCTACACCTACAGCGAGCTGCTGGACGAGGTCGAGGCCTTCGCCGCGACGCTGCGCGACCTCGGCGTCGAGGAAGACGACATCGTCACGCTGTACATGCCGATGGTCCCGGAGCTGCCGATCGCGATGCTGGCCTGCGCCCGTATCGGCGCACCCCACAGCGTCGTCTTCGCCGGCTTCTCGGCCGACGCGCTGGCGACCCGGATGAACTCCGCGGACAGCGAGTACCTCGTCACCTGCGACGGCTACTACCGTCGCGGCGACGCCCTCGACCACCTCTCGAAGACCAACGAGGGCCTCGAGGGCGTCGAGCACGAGGTGTCCGACGTCGTGGTCGTCGATCGACTGGGCGACGACGTAGAGCACGAGCTCGCTGACAACCAGCGCGACTACGACGAGCTCGTCGCCGACCACGAGGGCGCCTCGGTCGAACCGGTCACTCGGGACGCCGAGGACATGCTGTTCCTGATGTACACCTCGGGAACGACGGGGCAGCCGAAAGGTGTCAAGCACACGACCGGTGGCTACCTCGCCTATACGGCGTGGACCTCCCACGCCGTACTCGACATCGAGGCCGACGACACCTACTGGTGCTCGGCGGATATCGGCTGGATCACCGGTCACTCCTACATCGTCTACGGCCCGCTCGCGCTGGGCACGACCAGCGTGATGTACGAGGGCACGCCGGACTATCCGGACAAGGACCGGCTGTGGGAGATCGTCGAGAAGAACGAGGTCGACATCTTCTACACCGCGCCGACGGCGATCCGCGCGTTCATGAAGTGGGGGGCCGAGTACACCGAGAACCACGACCTCTCCTCGCTGCGCCTGCTCGGCACCGTCGGGGAGCCGATCAACCCCCGCGCGTGGAAGTGGTACTACAAACACATCGGGAACGAGGAGTGTCCCATCGTCGACACCTGGTGGCAGACCGAGACCGGCGGCATGATGATCACGACGCTACCGGGCGTCAACACGATGAAGCCCGGCTCCGCCGGACCGCCGCTGCCGGGCATCGACGCCCGGGTCGTCGACGCGCAGGGCGAGGAGGTCGACGCCGGGCAGGCCGGCTACGTCACGGTCAACAACCCGTGGCCGGGGATGCTCCGGACGCTGTACCAGAACGACGAGCGGTTCATCGAGGAGTACTGGGACGAGTACTCCGACGCGGACGCCGACGAGTGGATCTACTTCCCCGAGGACGGCGCGAAGATCGACGAGGACGACTACATCACCATCCTCGGCCGGGTCGACGACGTGATCAACGTCTCCGGCCACCGGCTGGGCACGATGGAGATCGAGTCGGCCGTCGTCGGCGTCGAGGGGATCGCCGAGGCCGCCGTCGTCGGCGGCGACCACGACGTGAAGGGCGAGGCGGTCTACGTCTACGCCATCCCCGAGGACGGCTACGAGGACCGACACGACGAACTCGAGGAGAAGGCCATGGAGGCCGTCCTCGACTCGATCGGCCCGATCGCCAAACCCGAGGAGATCGTCTTCACGCCCGAACTCCCGAAGACGCGTTCGGGCAAGATCATGCGCCGCCTGCTCGAGAACATCGCCAGCGGCGACGAGTTGGGTGACACCTCGACGCTCCGGAATCCGGAGGTCGTCGACGAGATCGCCGATCAGGTCACGGACGACTGA
- a CDS encoding cupin domain-containing protein, protein MDKINESELEWSEYDPDPDDVAFRRKELATAVDADDLGCSLYELPPGMRSWPYHYHTANEEALYVLAGEGLLVAADGEERLTAGDYAAFPANEDGGHRIVNDGDDPLRYLLVSTMNEPDITVYPETNRFGVYAGSPPGGREERTLEGYYRIDDEVPYWEGDESDDD, encoded by the coding sequence ATGGACAAGATCAACGAGTCCGAGCTCGAGTGGAGCGAATACGACCCCGACCCCGACGACGTGGCGTTTCGCCGCAAGGAGCTCGCGACGGCCGTCGACGCCGACGACCTCGGCTGTAGCCTCTACGAACTCCCGCCGGGGATGCGCTCGTGGCCCTATCACTACCACACGGCCAACGAGGAGGCGCTGTACGTGCTGGCGGGCGAGGGCCTGCTCGTCGCCGCTGACGGCGAGGAGCGGCTGACGGCGGGCGACTACGCCGCCTTCCCGGCGAACGAAGACGGCGGCCATCGGATCGTCAACGACGGCGACGACCCCCTGCGATATCTGCTGGTCTCGACGATGAACGAGCCGGATATCACCGTCTATCCCGAGACGAACAGGTTCGGCGTCTACGCCGGCTCGCCGCCGGGCGGCCGCGAGGAGCGGACGCTCGAGGGCTACTACCGGATCGACGACGAGGTTCCGTACTGGGAGGGGGACGAATCGGACGACGACTGA
- a CDS encoding VC_2705 family sodium/solute symporter, giving the protein MIGAATVLQTEELLPEGLDISFKIAPSVLVLGMLLLFLAIGYVFRVADTENMWVAGRSIGNVENGMAIGANWMSAASYLGMASLIALSGFYGLAFVVGWTTGYFILLIFMAAQLRRFGKYTAPDFVGDRFNSDSARAIAAVTTFLIGFVYAIGQARGMGLVGLYIFGDFGGVIPGLSGYQVMVVAMMTITVGYLTLSGMLGATKNMAVQYVILIVAFLAGLYLVGFTQGYSTVLPHLEYGTLITELGNEFSEPFTNESYYLWIATCFSLIVGTCGLPHVLVRFYTVESERTARWSTVWGLFFICLLYWSAPAFAAFGTDLFAENVGPVYGDPGMSSEAGDVIVVLAAQLAELPQWFVGLVAAGGIAAAIATTAGLFIAGSSAISHDLYTNIINPDATQRQQVLVGRLSIVALGVLTTLAALDPAAPIAALVSYAFSLAGAVLFPMFFLGMWWENTNRQGALAGMLTGLGIWSLAMINEVLPAYLSGSEAPLLSEWLATWVPAIGAALVAVPLVFAITIVVSMVTDEPPMETKRIVRQCHSPEPMGQQQTAEDVVTDGGTDETPADD; this is encoded by the coding sequence ATGATCGGTGCCGCGACCGTCCTCCAGACGGAGGAGCTGCTCCCGGAGGGGCTGGACATCTCGTTCAAGATCGCCCCCTCGGTCCTGGTCCTCGGGATGCTCCTCCTGTTCCTCGCGATCGGCTACGTGTTCCGCGTGGCCGACACCGAGAACATGTGGGTCGCCGGCCGCTCGATCGGGAACGTCGAGAACGGGATGGCGATCGGCGCCAACTGGATGTCGGCCGCGTCCTACCTCGGGATGGCGTCGCTGATCGCGCTGTCGGGCTTCTACGGCCTGGCGTTCGTCGTCGGCTGGACGACGGGATACTTCATCCTGCTGATCTTCATGGCCGCCCAGCTGCGGCGGTTCGGGAAGTACACCGCCCCGGACTTCGTCGGCGACCGGTTCAACTCCGACAGCGCACGCGCTATCGCAGCGGTCACGACGTTCCTCATCGGGTTCGTCTACGCGATCGGGCAGGCCCGCGGGATGGGGCTGGTCGGTCTGTACATTTTCGGTGACTTCGGCGGCGTGATCCCCGGTCTGAGCGGCTACCAGGTCATGGTCGTCGCGATGATGACCATCACGGTCGGCTACCTGACGCTGTCGGGCATGCTGGGCGCGACGAAGAACATGGCCGTCCAGTACGTCATCCTCATCGTCGCGTTCCTCGCCGGCCTCTACCTCGTCGGCTTCACGCAGGGGTACTCGACCGTGCTCCCGCACCTCGAGTACGGGACGCTGATCACCGAACTCGGCAACGAGTTCAGCGAGCCGTTCACGAACGAGAGCTACTACCTCTGGATCGCGACGTGTTTCTCGCTGATCGTCGGTACCTGTGGCCTCCCGCACGTGCTGGTGCGGTTCTACACGGTCGAGAGCGAGCGGACGGCCCGCTGGTCGACCGTCTGGGGGCTGTTCTTCATCTGCCTGCTGTACTGGAGCGCCCCCGCGTTCGCGGCGTTCGGGACCGACCTCTTCGCGGAGAACGTCGGTCCGGTCTACGGCGACCCCGGCATGAGTTCGGAAGCAGGTGACGTCATCGTCGTGCTGGCGGCGCAACTGGCGGAACTGCCCCAGTGGTTCGTCGGCCTCGTCGCGGCGGGCGGTATCGCCGCGGCCATCGCGACGACCGCCGGCCTGTTCATCGCCGGCTCCTCGGCGATCTCCCACGACCTCTACACGAACATCATCAACCCCGACGCGACCCAGCGCCAGCAGGTGCTCGTCGGTCGACTGAGCATCGTCGCGCTGGGCGTGCTGACGACGCTGGCCGCGCTGGACCCGGCCGCACCGATCGCCGCGCTGGTGTCCTACGCGTTCTCGCTGGCCGGCGCGGTGCTGTTCCCGATGTTCTTCCTCGGGATGTGGTGGGAGAACACCAACCGCCAAGGCGCCCTCGCCGGGATGCTTACCGGCCTCGGGATCTGGTCGCTCGCGATGATCAACGAGGTCCTCCCGGCGTACCTGAGCGGCAGTGAAGCACCGCTGCTCTCGGAGTGGCTGGCCACGTGGGTACCGGCGATCGGCGCGGCGCTGGTCGCCGTCCCGCTCGTCTTCGCGATCACCATCGTCGTCTCGATGGTCACCGACGAACCGCCGATGGAGACCAAGCGCATCGTTCGTCAGTGTCACAGCCCCGAACCCATGGGACAGCAACAGACCGCCGAAGACGTCGTGACCGACGGCGGCACCGACGAGACCCCTGCTGACGACTGA
- a CDS encoding DUF4212 domain-containing protein, with amino-acid sequence MADNNSHDTDDGSNSSTNDAEVKADGGVASGSPARAHQNTDYLSSEVNLLNPSTQFMRDHLRLVWSGFAVWFVVVFGPVTLTRFAPDLMTTQIPMLGFPLHYFLVAIGGPTGALLLSFWYARKRDALDAKYGIDHAAVEETGRGDKGAAATDGGVDE; translated from the coding sequence ATGGCAGACAATAACAGCCACGACACGGACGACGGATCGAACAGTTCGACGAACGACGCCGAGGTGAAAGCCGACGGCGGGGTGGCCAGCGGATCGCCCGCGCGAGCCCACCAGAACACCGACTATCTCAGTTCGGAGGTGAACCTACTGAACCCGAGCACGCAGTTCATGCGGGATCACCTCCGGCTCGTCTGGAGCGGGTTCGCCGTCTGGTTCGTCGTCGTCTTCGGTCCGGTGACGCTGACGCGGTTCGCACCGGACCTGATGACGACGCAGATACCGATGCTCGGCTTCCCGCTGCATTACTTCCTGGTCGCGATCGGCGGACCGACGGGAGCGCTGCTCCTCTCGTTCTGGTACGCCCGCAAGCGCGACGCGCTCGACGCGAAGTACGGGATCGACCACGCCGCCGTCGAAGAGACCGGCCGCGGCGATAAAGGAGCCGCGGCGACCGACGGAGGTGTCGACGAATGA
- a CDS encoding universal stress protein, with protein sequence MYDRILVPTDGSETAKAAVDHAVDLAEQYGADVHTLYVVDTDSMSLTLGGEQLDRIEQGQYDEMEDVRERADRATGYVADRAAERGLETVEHVSAGRPHSLIADYVDDNDIDLVVMGSHGRSGIRRALLGSVTERTLRSTHVPVLVVDLEE encoded by the coding sequence ATGTACGACCGAATACTCGTTCCGACCGACGGTAGCGAAACGGCCAAGGCGGCCGTCGACCACGCGGTCGACCTCGCCGAGCAGTACGGGGCCGACGTTCACACCCTGTACGTCGTCGACACCGACTCGATGAGCCTCACCCTCGGCGGCGAACAGCTCGATCGCATCGAACAGGGTCAGTACGACGAGATGGAGGACGTCCGCGAGCGCGCCGACCGCGCCACCGGCTACGTGGCCGACCGCGCGGCCGAACGGGGCCTCGAGACCGTCGAGCACGTCTCGGCGGGACGACCCCACTCGCTGATCGCCGACTACGTCGACGACAACGACATCGACCTGGTCGTAATGGGATCCCACGGTCGCTCGGGCATCAGACGAGCGCTGCTGGGTAGCGTCACCGAACGGACCCTGCGGTCGACCCACGTGCCGGTGCTCGTCGTCGACCTCGAGGAGTAG
- a CDS encoding ATP-binding protein has protein sequence MVAVGIGPVVSVQNRAISAIGGRRIIIALGALYLALAVGRGLVRITAGRPLGNVLIITVLIAGPGLVLLYCGYRLPAFDIRSEFHSFVAEWCLGGFGVMLGVLVLYSLQPGEAVDDSSTVFILTALASVAGLAAGLHDAEAKTRTRELEQRNRELKRTQSELEETVQRLEVANTQLAESNDRLEHYREYTDQVLNAIHDVFYVLEEDGTLQRWNESLCEVTGYSDADIASMSAVDFVGDDDREAAADAIRDGFETGSLQLAADLVTEDGEAIPYEFAASSLETPDGESVLAGIGRDISEREERERELERRARQQQVVADLGQLALETDDLDELMREAARQVADVLDNEYCKVLDLDREREELLLRQGVGWRDGIVGEATVSAVESDSQAAYTLSTDRPVVVEDLETETRFGGPALLTDHDVRSGISTVIGPIDEPWGILGTHDTDAKTFTDEDVNFVQSVANVLAEAIERRQYQAELEELIADLEESNERLEQFAYAASHDLQEPLRMVSSYLRLIDRRYGDELDEDGREFLEFAVDGADRMREMIEGLLQYSRVETRGDEFAPVDLETVLADVRENLTVKIEEHDARITTESLPRVRGDEGQLRQVFQNLVSNAIEYSGAEPPRIHVSAERNGAEWTVSVTDNGIGIEPAYQERIFEVFQRLHDREEHSGTGIGLALCERIVERHGGEIWVDSEPGDGATFSFTVPAIEADSDRPSDLESRGYSVRRE, from the coding sequence ATGGTAGCGGTCGGCATAGGACCGGTAGTGTCTGTCCAGAACCGTGCCATCTCCGCCATCGGCGGGAGACGCATTATCATCGCTCTCGGAGCGCTGTATCTCGCGCTGGCTGTGGGACGGGGTCTCGTACGAATTACTGCCGGGAGACCGCTGGGAAACGTCCTCATCATCACCGTTCTCATCGCCGGCCCCGGGCTCGTCCTCCTCTACTGCGGATACCGGTTACCCGCGTTCGATATCCGGAGCGAATTCCACTCGTTCGTCGCGGAGTGGTGTCTCGGCGGTTTCGGCGTGATGCTCGGCGTCCTCGTCCTGTACAGTCTCCAGCCCGGCGAGGCCGTCGACGACTCGTCGACGGTGTTCATCTTGACGGCGCTCGCCAGCGTCGCCGGCCTCGCGGCCGGCCTCCACGATGCGGAAGCCAAGACCCGGACGCGAGAGCTCGAACAGCGCAACCGGGAGCTGAAACGCACGCAGTCGGAGCTCGAGGAAACGGTGCAACGACTCGAGGTGGCGAACACCCAGCTCGCGGAATCGAACGACCGCCTCGAGCACTATCGAGAGTACACCGATCAGGTGCTGAACGCCATCCACGACGTGTTCTACGTCCTCGAGGAGGACGGGACGCTCCAGCGCTGGAACGAGAGCCTCTGTGAGGTGACGGGCTACTCGGACGCGGACATCGCGTCGATGAGCGCCGTCGACTTCGTCGGCGACGACGACCGCGAGGCGGCCGCGGACGCGATCAGGGACGGGTTCGAAACCGGGAGTCTGCAGCTCGCGGCGGATCTGGTCACCGAGGACGGCGAGGCCATTCCCTACGAGTTCGCCGCCTCGTCGCTCGAGACGCCCGACGGCGAGTCGGTGCTGGCGGGCATCGGGCGCGATATCTCCGAACGCGAGGAGCGCGAGCGGGAACTCGAGCGACGGGCCCGCCAGCAACAGGTCGTCGCCGACCTCGGCCAGCTCGCCCTCGAGACCGACGACCTCGACGAACTCATGCGCGAAGCGGCTCGGCAAGTGGCGGACGTGCTCGACAACGAGTACTGCAAAGTGCTCGACCTGGACCGGGAGCGCGAGGAACTCCTGCTCCGCCAGGGCGTCGGGTGGCGGGACGGTATCGTCGGCGAGGCGACGGTGTCCGCCGTCGAGTCGGACTCCCAGGCCGCCTACACCCTCTCGACCGATCGACCGGTCGTCGTCGAGGATCTCGAGACGGAAACGCGGTTCGGCGGGCCCGCGTTGCTGACGGACCACGACGTTCGCAGCGGTATCAGCACCGTCATCGGTCCGATCGACGAGCCGTGGGGCATCCTGGGGACTCACGACACCGACGCCAAGACGTTCACCGACGAGGACGTCAACTTCGTCCAGAGCGTCGCGAACGTCCTCGCCGAGGCGATCGAGCGCCGGCAGTACCAAGCGGAACTCGAGGAGCTGATCGCCGACCTCGAGGAGTCCAACGAGCGGTTGGAACAGTTCGCCTACGCGGCCTCTCACGACCTCCAGGAGCCGCTGCGAATGGTCTCGAGCTACCTGCGACTCATCGACCGTCGGTACGGCGACGAACTCGACGAGGACGGCCGCGAATTCCTCGAGTTCGCCGTCGACGGCGCCGATCGGATGCGCGAGATGATCGAGGGGCTGCTCCAGTACTCGCGCGTCGAGACGCGGGGCGACGAGTTCGCACCGGTCGATCTCGAGACCGTTCTCGCGGACGTCCGCGAGAACCTCACGGTGAAAATCGAGGAGCACGACGCCCGGATCACGACCGAGTCGCTCCCGCGCGTTCGAGGCGACGAAGGGCAACTGCGCCAGGTGTTTCAGAACCTCGTTTCGAACGCGATCGAGTACAGCGGTGCGGAACCACCGCGGATACACGTGTCCGCCGAACGGAACGGTGCGGAGTGGACGGTGTCCGTCACCGACAACGGGATCGGCATCGAACCGGCGTATCAGGAGCGCATCTTCGAGGTGTTCCAGCGGCTCCACGACCGCGAGGAGCATTCGGGGACCGGAATCGGTCTCGCGCTGTGCGAGCGGATCGTCGAACGCCACGGCGGGGAGATCTGGGTCGACTCCGAACCCGGTGACGGAGCGACCTTCTCGTTCACGGTGCCGGCGATCGAGGCGGACTCCGATCGGCCGTCGGACCTGGAGTCGCGCGGCTATTCCGTTCGCCGCGAATGA
- a CDS encoding tRNA (cytidine(56)-2'-O)-methyltransferase, whose product MHDDSEVAVLRLGHRPGRDERMTTHVGLTARALGADRVLLPDNAGQSEETVADITDRFGGPFGVERTDSPQGVIRNWDGRVVHLTMYGERVQDVEDEIRAAHGDDGEPILVVVGAEKVPFDVYEEADWNVGVTNQPHSEVAGLAVFLDRLFEGRELERDWEDADRRVLPMETGKRVESIDEE is encoded by the coding sequence ATGCACGACGACAGCGAGGTCGCCGTCCTCCGGCTCGGCCACCGGCCCGGCCGGGACGAGCGGATGACGACCCACGTCGGCCTGACCGCGCGGGCGCTGGGCGCCGACCGCGTCCTCCTCCCCGACAACGCGGGCCAGTCCGAAGAGACGGTCGCGGACATCACCGATCGCTTCGGCGGGCCCTTCGGGGTCGAACGCACCGATTCGCCCCAGGGCGTGATCCGCAACTGGGACGGTCGAGTCGTCCACCTCACGATGTACGGCGAGCGGGTCCAGGACGTCGAGGACGAGATCCGGGCCGCCCACGGGGACGACGGCGAGCCGATTCTGGTCGTCGTCGGCGCCGAGAAGGTCCCCTTCGACGTCTACGAGGAAGCCGACTGGAACGTCGGCGTCACCAACCAGCCCCACTCCGAAGTGGCCGGGCTCGCGGTCTTCTTAGACCGGCTGTTCGAGGGTCGGGAACTCGAGCGCGACTGGGAGGACGCCGACCGGCGCGTGCTCCCGATGGAGACGGGCAAGCGCGTCGAGTCGATCGACGAGGAGTAG